Proteins from one Thalassophryne amazonica chromosome 20, fThaAma1.1, whole genome shotgun sequence genomic window:
- the utp23 gene encoding rRNA-processing protein UTP23 homolog has product MKIKRQKQAKKTISFYKYNFSFREPFQILIDGTFCQAALKNKIQIKEQIPKYLMGEVQLCTTNCALKELDSLGKQLYGAKLILQRFQVRRCQHVHSPVPASECLLSMLEDTNPHHYFVATQDHTVTTGLKRIPGVPLLYIILNTIVLDKLSHASLRYVHAVQLGQLMSPVQQSKIRSLKQEQGLGQKQGERRGKKRKRKQGNPNPLSCLKKKKNGLPTLPLKKKEQGEKTTRSRHKKRRTE; this is encoded by the exons ATGAAGATCAAGCGTCAGAAACAAGCCAAGAAAACCATCAGCTTCTACAAATACAACTTCAGTTTCAGGGAACCCTTTCAGATCCTCATCGACGGGACTTTCTGTCAGGCGGCACTGAAGAATAAGATCCAGATCAAAGAACAAATCCCCAAATACTTGATGGGGGAGGTGCAGCTGTGCACCACAAA CTGCGCTCTGAAGGAGTTGGACTCTCTGGGGAAGCAGCTGTACGGGGCCAAGTTAATCTTACAGAGGTTTCAGGTCAGGAGGTGTCAACATGTCCACAGTCCTGTTCCAGCGTCTGAGTGTCTCCTGTCCATGCTGGAGGACACCAACCCGCACCACTACTTTGTAGCTACACAG GACCACACAGTGACAACGGGACTCAAGAGGATCCCAGGAGTGCCTCTGCTCtacatcatcctcaacaccatcgTGCTGGACAAACTCAGCCACGCGTCCCTGCGCTACGTCCATGCCGTGCAGCTGGGACAGCTGATGAGCCCGGTCCAACAGAGCAAGATCCGCAGCCTGAAGCAGGAGCAGGGCCTCGGCCAGAAGCAAGGTGAGAGGCGGGGCAAAAAGCGGAAGAGGAAACAGGGAAACCCGAACCCTCTGAGCTgcctgaagaagaaaaaaaatggtttgCCCACACTGCCGCTGAAAAAAAAGGAGCAAGGGGAGAAGACAACGAGGAGTCGGCACAAGAAGCGCCGGACGGAGTGA